A stretch of the Erpetoichthys calabaricus chromosome 3, fErpCal1.3, whole genome shotgun sequence genome encodes the following:
- the LOC114649509 gene encoding trace amine-associated receptor 1-like — MNLNENRITKYTLVCYESINNSCPKQLYSVDNSLITYIMMCIIIFVTVCGNLLVVISISHFRQLHTPTNYLILSLALVDLLLGGFVMPPLMARIAESCWYFGDFFCKFHLSSAIMLCTASIIHLCLISVDRYFAVCHPLRYRNIVSALVTFIFILISWVLSAVLGFVILFLELNIKGIEEQYRNTKCVGSCYLMQNEASGLASSLFSFYIPGFVMICIYLKIFAVARRQARAIRDTGHLNQTAEEKSRAATSRRETKAAKTLAIVLGVFLVCWFPFFLCNIIDPLLNHVMSPLFIELLTWFGYMNSTFNPLVYGFFYSWFRKALKIIASGKIFHNNSSRTKLLTD; from the coding sequence ATGAACTTGAATGAAAACAGGATTACTAAATATACACTAGTCTGCTATGAGTCAATTAATAATTCTTGTCCAAAGCAACTCTATTCAGTTGATAACTCGTTAATAACATATATAATGATGTGCATAATCATCTTTGTGACTGTATGTGGGAACCTCTTGgttgtaatttccatatcacactTCAGACAGCTTCATACTCCAACAAATTATCTCATCCTCTCTTTGGCACTGGTTGATTTACTTCTAGGGGGCTTTGTAATGCCACCTCTCATGGCTCGAATTGCTGAAAGTTGTTGGTATTTTGGTGATTTTTTCTGCAAGTTTCATCTCAGCTCAGCTATAATGCTTTGTACTGCATCAATCATTCATCTCTGTCTAATATCTGTTGATCGTTATTTTGCTGTATGTCATCCTTTAAGGTACAGAAATATTGTTAGTGCCCTTGtaacatttatctttattttaattagcTGGGTTCTGTCAGCTGTTCttggttttgtaattttatttcttgAGTTAAACATAAAAGGAATAGAAGAACAATATAGAAATACGAAATGTGTGGGGAGCTGTTATCTGATGCAAAATGAGGCATCAGGTCTTGCATCGTCATTGTTCTCTTTTTATATCCCAGGCTTTGTTATGATATGCATTTATCTGAAAATTTTTGCAGTAGCCAGAAGGCAGGCCAGGGCAATAAGAGACACAGGACATCTAAACCAGACCGCTGAAGAGAAAAGCAGAGCTGCAACGAGCAGAAGAGAAACAAAAGCTGCAAAAACGCTGGCAATTGtgttgggagtttttcttgtttGCTGGTTCCCATTTTTCTTGTGCAACATCATTGATCCCCTTTTGAATCACGTTATGTCAcctttatttattgaactattaACCTGGTTTGGTTACATGAACTCCACATTTAACCCTCTTGTTTATGGTTTCTTTTACAGCTGGTTTAGAAAAGCTCTTAAAATAATTGCAAGTGGCAAGATTTTTCATAACAATTCTTCTAGGACAAAACTTTTAACTGACTAA